One Purpureocillium takamizusanense chromosome 12, complete sequence DNA window includes the following coding sequences:
- a CDS encoding uncharacterized protein (COG:S~TransMembrane:1 (o416-441i)~EggNog:ENOG503NX77), which yields MRIPGLRSRAADPAAPVAVSASQFFEGIDGLWSTFELRVGTPAQNIRFLPGTSSTLTTVVLPEGCQGQWKDCAEQRGGVFNKTASTTWDEIGLFNLGFEKGLGYSDNGDFGQDTVGLGYLGSGGPVVNKSIIAGVAGSEFYLSVLGLKPEPTNFTTQNDPQPSFMELLKKQAKIPSLSYSYTAGAPYRLNKALGSLVLGGYDTSKFQDTNKTHRFFSDQSRDLTVGLQSITTNATGDESNLLPSGLINPYIDSSIAELYLPLDACRAFEKAFGLDYNETAGMYFVDDKLHSKLIRNNPSVTLSITTAIQGGDSFNVTLPYASFDLQAKPPRVKNETRYFPLKRADNDTQYTLGRTFLQEAYLVVDYERSTFAVHPRVWNASAVSHVVAILPPGAETSAPTTPTNGKDEGGLSSGAIAGASVGAIAAFVLIVLLPLWFFLILPRRRRAAEMKSKAASEQGATSSTDGVDGAAAGATSSTADAAEDEKTAEIEGDMPRPEVEGDTPRPEVEGDTPTPEVEGSRPTPEVAGSTPTPEVEGSHPTPKGTMSEPGTMSELATPYSPPPAELFTPPPELLGVEIHEMPGSDVPELAGSDVPHAGRKQDKA from the exons ATGCGCATCCCTGGGTTGCGCTCTCGGGCGGCAgacccggcggcgcctgttGCAGTTTCGGCAAGTCAGTTCTT TGAGGGCATTGACGGACTATGGTCGACGTTTGAGCTGCGCGTCGGTACTCCAGCACAGAACATCCGCTTCTTGCCCGGTacctcgtcgacgttgacgacggtTGTCCTGCCCGAGGGATGTCAGGGTCAGTGGAAGGACTGCGCCGAGCAGCGGGGCGGCGTGTTCAATAAGACGGCGTCTACGACGTGGGACGAGATCGGCCTGTTCAATCTTGGCTTTGAGAAGGGCCTGGGATACAGTGACAACGGCGACTTTGGCCAGGACACAG TCGGGCTTGGATacctcggcagcggcggcccggtGGTCAACAAGTCCATCATCGCAGGCGTCGCAGGATCTGAGTTCTACCTCTCCGTCCTCGGTCTCAAGCCGGAGCCGACAAACTTCACCACGCAAAATGACCCGCAGCCGAGCTTCATGGAGCTGTTGAAGAAGCAGGCCAAGATCCCCAGCTTGTCCTACAGCTACACAGCGGGGGCGCCGTATCGCCTCAACAAAGCCCTCGGCAGTCTCGTCCTGGGCGGCTACGACACCTCCAAGTTCCAAGACACCAACAAGACGCATCGCTTCTTCAGCGACCAGTCGCGTGACCTGACAGTCGGGCTGCAGTCCATCACGACGAATGCCACCGGTGATGAGTCCAACCTTCTCCCTTCTGGCCTCATCAACCCTTACATCGATTCCTCCATTGCCGAACTATACCTTCCTCTTGATGCCTGCCGGGCATTTGAGAAGGCCTTTGGCCTTGACTACAACGAGACGGCCGGCATGTACTTTGTCGACGACAAGCTACACAGCAAGCTCATAAGGAACAACCCATCGGTAACGCTCTCGATAACGACGGCCATCCAGGGCGGGGACAGCTTCAATGTGACTCTCCCGTACGCCAGTTTCGATCTGCAGgccaagccgccgcgcgtgAAGAACGAAACGCGGTACTTTCCGCTCAAGAGGGCCGACAACGACACGCAATACACTCTTGGGCGCACCTTTCTTCAAGAGGCATACCTAGTCGTCGACTACGAGCGCAGCACCTTTGCCGTCCATCCGCGCGTGTGGAACGCCAGCGCCGTGTCGCACGTCGTGGCCATTCTGCCGCCAGGCGCGGAGACGTcagcgccaacgacgccgacaaaTGGCAAGGACGAAGGTGGTCTGAGTTCCGGGGCCATAGCCGGAGCGTCGGTGGGCGCCATAGCGGCGTTCGTTCTCATCGTGCTCCTGCCGCTGTGGTTCTTCCTGATCctgccgcgacgccgcaggGCGGCCGAGATGAAGAGCAAGGCAGCATCCGAGCAAGGTGCTACGAGCTCGACGGATGGCGTggacggcgcagcagccggtGCGACCTCAAGCACCGCGGATGCTGCTGAGGATGAGAAGACGGCTGAGATCGAAGGTGACATGCCGAGACCAGAAGTCGAGGGTGACACACCAAGgcccgaggtcgagggcgacacgccgacgcccgaaGTCGAGGGAAGCAGGCCCACGCCCGAGGTGGCGGGTAGCACACCGACCCCCGAGGTTGAAGGGAGCCATCCTACACCAAAGGGAACAATGAGCGAGCCGGGCACGATGAGCGAGCTGGCCACGCCGTATagtccgccgcccgcagagCTCTTcaccccgccgccagagctCTTGGGTGTTGAGATTCATGAGATGCCAGGGAGCGATGTCCCGGAATTGGCTGGGAGCGACGTCCCGCATGCGGGGAGAAAGCAAGATAAAGCATAG
- a CDS encoding uncharacterized protein (SECRETED:SignalP(1-20~SECRETED:cutsite=AYS-AA~SECRETED:prob=0.5940)~EggNog:ENOG503Q0Q3), translating to MASRLPKLLVALALGKTAYSAAISANSTITAPPTLASTTAGNPEDTQYICNGTSIPVIVAGLYQGLYTSPDLHCQCMMTLNEWVSDSAVHTYTRTLATGTKVVTETASGTPTTITTADLTTYTYTQTGHPGLGGGLHSDGWYGSASPPCCYSCTVQASTVHLIHWASITTPHASTVVSGGYTFTSPSVYIGFSALSAYDYCGTVGQPFYNTTIAFDPTELSTVVFSPTATVTNTIGDTISGTSITKTVTSTYYTVAGSAPLNFADVAQNCSSDAGYTYVPGNPSAAYDGTPDACHPTIILPSKIRSLDPAWESCVPDRIGGFYDPPSALTPVSVLVPTTTSAPPPPVTTEVPPAESTPTITPPSVPTTTQAPPTQPPPASTEVPPNPDPSSSSQAPPTPDPPSSSPGVPTPDPPISSPGVPTQDPAGSSQNPQPSPSGGNGNTGGDGNTGGNGNTGGNGNTGGNGNTGGNGNTGGNGNTGGNGNTGDNSNGNGNGNGNNNNGGNGNTGDNNNGQTGSDPNGSNGNPAASSPAGGDGSAPLPTPVHVIPVGSTTLTANSQSQFIVGSATLVPGGPAVTLGDSTTLSLPTSGSGVVVNGVTTSMGTVTVTPEGSGSNAPGVTGGVPGTSASGSSPVVTAAASQLDRHACLLLTAVAAILAAAL from the exons ATGGCTTCCCGACTTCCAAAGCTACTTGTCGCGCTTGCGCTCGGCAAGACGGCGTATTCTGCCGCAATAA GCGCCAACTCGACCATTACAGCCCCCCCGACTCTCGCTTCGACAACAGCAGGAAACCCTGAGGATACCCAGTATATCTGCAATGGCACGAGCATCCCCGTGATCGTAGCCGGATTGTACCAGGGCCTGTACACCTCGCCCGACCTGCATTGCCAGTGTATGATGACCCTGAACGAATGGGTGTCCGACTCTGCCGTGCATACGTACACGAGAACCCTCGCTACAGGCACCAAGGTCGTCACGGAAACAGCCAGCGGCACACCGACTACCATAACGACCGCTGACCTGACCACGTACACCTACACGCAAACAGGACATCCTGGTCTGGGTGGTGGTCTACATTCCGACGGGTGGTATGGCTCGGCATCACCACCTTGC TGTTACTCGTGCACCGTGCAAGCATCTACCGTTCATCTGATTCACTGGGCAAGCA TTACAACGCCGCATGCCTCGACTGTCGTCTCAGGCGGCTATACCTT CACATCACCTAGCGTGTACATTGGCTTTTCCGCGCTGTCCGCATACGACTACTGCGGCACTGTAGGCCAGCCCTTTTACAACACCACTATCGCTTTCGACCCAACGGAGCTGTCAACCGTGGTGTtctcgccgacggccaccgTAACCAACACCATAGGAGATACCATAAGTGGCACATCAATCACCAAGACGGTGACAAGCACGTACTACACGGTCGCCGGCTCGGCACCGCTCAACTTTGCCGACGTAGCTCAGAATTGCTCGTCCGACGCGGGGTATACATACGTCCCAGGCAACCCGTCAGCAGCCTATGACGGAACTC CTGATGCCTGCCATCCTACAATCATCTTGCCGTCCAAGATCCGAAGTCTAGATCCGGCGTGGGAATCATGCGTTCCTGACAGAATCGGAGG GTTCTATGACCCGCCCTCAGCTCTCACTCCGGTGAGCGTCTTGGTGCCGACCAcgaccagcgcgccgccgccgccagtcaCGACGGAGGTTCCTCCAGCGGAAAGCACTCCCACCATCACGCCCCCGTCTGTACCGACCACCACTCAAGCCCCTCCCACGCAGCCTCCACCAGCTTCCACTGAGGTACCTCCGAATCCGGacccctcgagctcgtcgcaGGCACCGCCAACCCCGGATCCcccaagctcctcgccgggtGTTCCTACACCGGACCCCCCAATTTCTTCACCAGGAGTTCCCACGCAAGATCCCGCGGGTTCTTCTCAGAACCCTCAGCCCAGTCCTAGTGGAGGCAACGGCAACACGGGGGGCGACGGAAACACGGGTGGCAATGGCAACAccggcggcaatggcaacACTGGCGGCAATGGCAACACCGGCGGCAATGGTAACACTGGTGGTAATGGCAACACTggtggcaacggcaacaCTGGGGATAACAGCAACGGAAACGGTAACGGTAATggaaacaacaacaacggtGGCAACGGAAACACCGGAGACAACAACAATGGACAGACCGGCAGCGACCCCAAtggcagcaacggcaacccggcagcatcgtcacccgCTGGTGGGGACGGCAGCGCACCTCTTCCCACCCCCGTCCATGTCATCCCCGTGGGTTCGACGACTCTCACGGCGAACTCGCAGTCTCAATTTATTGTCGGTTCGGCAACGCTCGTGCCTGGGGGTCCGGCGGTGACACTAGGAGACTCTACTACGCTCTCCTTGCCGACCTCTGGGTCCGGCGttgtcgtcaacggcgtcaCAACGTCGATGGGCACTGTCACGGTCACGCCCGAGGGATCAGGGTCCAATGCCCCCGGAGTGACGGGCGGCGTTCCCGGCACGTCGGCTTCTGGTTCATCCCCGGTTGTGACTGCGGCGGCTTCGCAGCTCGACCGGCACGCCTGCCTACTTCTCACGGCAGTGGCCGCAATTTTGGCTGCGGCATTGTAA